CGGAGACCGGCTCCAGCTGGACATTGAAGTCATCCGCCACAAGGGCGCCATCTGGAAGACCAAGGGTGTGGCGTCGGTGGATGGCGCCAGGGTGGCGGAAGGGGAGTTCCTCGCCACCGTGGTGGACAAGAACAAGGCCGCCAAGGGCGACGAGAGCGCGGCGCCGTAGGGCGCGTCACACGCGCTGCTGAGGAGAGAAGGACATGGCGCAGGTTCATCCCACCGCGGTCGTCCATCCGGGGGCCCGCCTCCACGACACCGTGGAGGTGGGGCCGTTCTCGGTCATCGGGCCCCAGGTCGTCATTGGCGCGGGCACCCGCATCGGGCCGCACGTCGTCATCGAGGGCCGCACCACGTTGGGGGAGCGCAACCACCTCTTCCAGTTCTGTTCCGTGGGCGCGGCACCCCAGGACCTGAAGTACGCGGGCGAGGACACGGAGCTCGTCATTGGCGACGAGAATCAAATCCGTGAGTTCGTCACGGTGAACCTGGGCACGGTGGCCGGCGGCGGCGCCACGCGCCTGGGCCACCGCAACCTGCTGCTGGCCAACAGCCACATCGCGCACGACTGCATCGTGGGCAATGAGGTCCTCCTCGCCAACGGGGCCGCGCTCGCGGGCCACGTCACCGTGGAGGACTCGGTGAAGATTTCGGGCCTGGTCGCGGTGCACCAGTTCACCCGGCTGGGCAGGTACGCGTTCATCTCCGGCGGCTCCATGGTCACCATGGACGTGCCCCCGTACTGCACCGTGCAGGGTGACCGGGCCACGCTGGTCGGCCTCAACACCGTGGGCCTGGAGCGCGGCGGCTTCACCGAGGAGCAGATCGGCCGCGTGAAGGAGGCCTACCGCATCCTCTTCCGCTCCAAGCTGGGGCTCCAGGACGCGCTCGCGCAGCTTCGCGGGGAGCTCTCCGGCCACCCGGAAGTGGAGCACCTGGTTCGCTTCGTGGAGACCAGCAAGCGCGGCGTCACGCGCTAGGCCCTCTCACGAGGGCACGGAAGGGGAGTGGGTGGAGCGCATCGGGCTCATCGCCGGCAACGGCCAGCTTCCCTTCCTCTTCGCGCGGGCCGCCCGTGCGCGCGGCCTGGAGGTGGTGGTGGCCGCGCACCGGGGAGAGACGGACCCGGCGCTGGAGCAAGAGGTCGGCCACTTCGCCTGGGTGCGCGTGGGGCAGGTGGGCCGCATCCAGAAGGTGTTCCGCCAGGCGGGTGTCACCCGGGCGGCCATGGCGGGCGGCATCGGCCACGTGCGCGCGCTCACGGAGGCCCGGCCGGACCTGGGCGCGGTGCGCATCATCTCCCGCCTGCGCAGCTTTCGGGACGACGCGCTCCTGCGCGCGGTGGCCGCGGACTTCGAGGCGCAGGGCATCACCATCATCGCCCCCACGGACTTCCTGGGTGAGGTGCTGTGCCCCGAAGGGCACCTGGCAGGCCCCTCGCTCAAGCCCGCGCAGGAGAAGGACGTGGCCCTGGGCAGGGAGGTGGCGGTGCTCCTGGGGCAGGCGGACGTGGGCCAGACGGTGGTGGTGCGGGACGGCCACGTGCTCGCGCTGGAGGCCGTGGAGGGCACCGACGAGACCATCCGCCGGGGAGCGAAGCTGGGCGGCCCGGGCGCGGTGGTGGTGAAGCGCTGCAAGCCGGAGCAGGACCTGCGCTTCGACCTGCCCGCCGTGGGCCCCCGCACGCTGGAGGTCATGGCGGAGGTGGGCGCACGGGTGCTGGCGCTGGAGGTAGGGCGCACGGTGCTGTTGGACGCACCCGCCCTCTTCGCGGGGGCCACCGCGCGGGGCATCACCCTGGTGGGCGTGCGGTAGGCTCCGGCGGGAATCCGTTCCCCCGGGCTGGAGTTGCTTCCCCACCTCCCCCCGCGACGCCGAGGTTGACGCCGCATGTCCGTCCGACTCCTACCTCTCGTGGCCCTGCTGGGCCTGCCGCTCACCGCCTCCGCGGAGGCCATCCGGGTGTCGCTGGAGGGCAAGGCGGCGCTGGGTGAAGGCGTGCCCGCGCTGCTCATCCACATCGAGGAGCCCATCGACGGCTTCGAGGTGAAGCTCAAGCGCAGCGACGGCAAGACGGTGGAGCTCAAGGGGGGCGGCAAGCCGGGCATCACCCGCCGCGTCGCCCTGGAGCAGCCGGAAGGGAAGTTCCACTACGAGGGCGAGCTCACCGTGCGGTTCCCGGGCGGCGCGGAGCCGGGAAGCATGCCGCTCGCCTTCGACACGGAGCTCAACGGCCCGCTGAAGATGGAGGTGCGCCCGGAGGACGTGGACCTGGCCGGCCGCAAGCTGCGCTTCACGCTGTCGCGCCCGGCCGCGAAGACGGAAGTCACGGTGAAGATGGACACCGGCAAGACGGCCTTCGCGGGCGACGTGGACTTCAAGGGCGCGCC
The sequence above is drawn from the Corallococcus sp. NCRR genome and encodes:
- the lpxA gene encoding acyl-ACP--UDP-N-acetylglucosamine O-acyltransferase, which codes for MAQVHPTAVVHPGARLHDTVEVGPFSVIGPQVVIGAGTRIGPHVVIEGRTTLGERNHLFQFCSVGAAPQDLKYAGEDTELVIGDENQIREFVTVNLGTVAGGGATRLGHRNLLLANSHIAHDCIVGNEVLLANGAALAGHVTVEDSVKISGLVAVHQFTRLGRYAFISGGSMVTMDVPPYCTVQGDRATLVGLNTVGLERGGFTEEQIGRVKEAYRILFRSKLGLQDALAQLRGELSGHPEVEHLVRFVETSKRGVTR
- a CDS encoding LpxI family protein, translating into MERIGLIAGNGQLPFLFARAARARGLEVVVAAHRGETDPALEQEVGHFAWVRVGQVGRIQKVFRQAGVTRAAMAGGIGHVRALTEARPDLGAVRIISRLRSFRDDALLRAVAADFEAQGITIIAPTDFLGEVLCPEGHLAGPSLKPAQEKDVALGREVAVLLGQADVGQTVVVRDGHVLALEAVEGTDETIRRGAKLGGPGAVVVKRCKPEQDLRFDLPAVGPRTLEVMAEVGARVLALEVGRTVLLDAPALFAGATARGITLVGVR